One window of the Leptotrichia hongkongensis genome contains the following:
- a CDS encoding exopolysaccharide biosynthesis polyprenyl glycosylphosphotransferase, with protein sequence MAVSGMKKNYSYLFGILTIVTYFIGLLLVNRGLGFTNVAVIVCSMIIYYVANVYNMTGIYRLRDIIIIVGINFILVVITAFLRIFIVNEAIILFGLITMFQIIYRYIIIVGLSERKRVVFVGENGYTNDLLESIKKDRQYKLSDFLKEEKNLSSLTEKLLTLCENKKVDIIVDFTNNLLYDTKLVDKLLQYKLGGMQYYNYLEFYEMYESKLPVSNLSPKWFLENTGFEIYYNSFNLKAKRILDIIFALLIGVCVIPIMIVAAIIIKLESKGPIFFIQERIGEGNKPFKIVKFRSMTTDAEKDGPKWATKNDNRVTKFGKFMRLTRIDELPQLWNVLRGEMSFVGPRPEREFFIKQLEKEIMYYNLRHTVKPGLTGWAQVMYPYGASIEDAYRKLQYDLYYIKNHDILFDMKILLKTVTIVIFGKGR encoded by the coding sequence ATGGCAGTAAGCGGGATGAAAAAAAATTATTCCTATTTGTTTGGGATATTGACAATTGTGACGTATTTTATAGGATTATTACTTGTAAATCGTGGACTTGGATTTACAAATGTGGCTGTAATTGTTTGTTCAATGATAATATATTATGTGGCAAATGTATATAATATGACTGGAATTTACAGATTGAGGGATATTATAATTATTGTTGGAATTAATTTTATACTTGTTGTAATTACAGCGTTTTTACGGATTTTTATTGTAAATGAAGCAATAATTCTGTTTGGACTGATTACAATGTTTCAGATTATATATCGTTATATTATAATTGTAGGACTTTCAGAACGAAAAAGAGTTGTTTTTGTTGGAGAAAATGGATATACAAATGATTTGTTGGAAAGTATAAAGAAAGACCGTCAATATAAATTATCGGACTTTTTAAAAGAAGAAAAAAATTTGAGTTCTTTGACAGAAAAACTGTTAACTTTATGTGAAAATAAAAAAGTTGATATAATTGTAGATTTTACAAACAATCTTTTATATGATACTAAACTTGTGGATAAGCTGTTACAATACAAACTTGGTGGAATGCAGTACTATAACTATTTAGAATTTTATGAAATGTATGAGAGTAAGTTGCCGGTTTCAAACTTGAGTCCAAAATGGTTTTTGGAAAATACAGGATTTGAAATTTACTACAACAGTTTTAACTTGAAAGCTAAACGTATTCTTGATATAATTTTTGCACTTTTAATCGGAGTTTGTGTAATTCCAATTATGATTGTTGCTGCAATAATAATAAAACTGGAATCGAAAGGGCCAATATTCTTTATACAGGAAAGAATTGGGGAAGGAAACAAGCCGTTTAAAATAGTAAAATTTCGTTCAATGACGACTGATGCGGAAAAAGATGGACCAAAATGGGCTACAAAAAATGACAATCGTGTTACAAAATTTGGTAAATTTATGCGTCTTACAAGAATTGACGAATTGCCACAATTGTGGAATGTGCTACGTGGAGAAATGAGTTTCGTTGGACCACGTCCAGAAAGAGAATTTTTTATAAAGCAGTTAGAAAAGGAAATTATGTACTACAATCTAAGACATACTGTAAAACCAGGGCTTACTGGATGGGCACAAGTTATGTATCCGTATGGAGCGAGCATTGAAGATGCCTACAGAAAATTGCAGTATGACTTATATTATATAAAAAATCATGATATTTTGTTTGATATGAAGATATTGTTAAAGACAGTTACGATTGTAATTTTTGGAAAAGGGAGATAA
- a CDS encoding AAA family ATPase has protein sequence MILKVVIDKFRLAEDLEIEIGKNLTAICGQNGTMKSTLLGCIAQPFGVGRGRKKDDKKEKYSDCMIVNQKFYTDINDVFKFSKEYDLPGNHVYHVYFDKDSNIMK, from the coding sequence ATGATACTAAAGGTGGTAATTGATAAATTTAGATTGGCAGAAGATTTAGAAATTGAAATAGGTAAAAATTTAACTGCTATATGTGGGCAGAATGGGACAATGAAGAGTACGTTACTTGGATGTATAGCGCAGCCTTTTGGTGTTGGGAGAGGAAGAAAAAAAGATGATAAAAAAGAAAAGTACTCTGATTGTATGATAGTGAATCAAAAATTTTATACAGATATAAACGATGTTTTTAAATTTAGTAAAGAATATGATTTACCAGGAAATCACGTTTATCATGTTTATTTCGATAAAGATAGTAATATTATGAAATAA
- a CDS encoding AAA family ATPase, with protein sequence MGEVDNLKENSLELSNDEIKFLKENYSEILLSFDSEEYKDEIKLIDKNKISTGGISTNSYDWQTISAGQDNIGKIILTVLEFKRLKEKFKENYFGGILLIDELEATLYPGAQKKLIEFLNRYSARYDIKVIFTTHSLEIIEELLNSKTYNNSKVNFLDKTRGSLINKTHIDYNEIRNNILVKINEENNNRKEIKIDVFFEDEEGEYLFKRIVLRNIKKYCTLYPLKIGITNIASISNKISQLKNGIIIYDADYNKKSVNYKNNFKKDVENHKNSLFFPGAKSLEKECLEILLNMKMNDKFWDECKCNSKQKFQAQRLKYTSTSKPEREQDKQWFLKERKNFGTNGKKLMEKFKVKYRKEIEEFNKELEKKLINQLKKNYGIIKERLK encoded by the coding sequence ATTGGAGAAGTTGATAATTTAAAAGAAAACAGTCTTGAATTATCTAATGATGAAATAAAATTTTTAAAAGAAAATTATTCTGAAATATTATTGAGTTTTGACAGCGAAGAATATAAAGATGAAATAAAATTGATTGATAAAAATAAAATATCAACGGGAGGAATTTCTACCAATTCTTATGATTGGCAAACTATTTCTGCGGGACAGGATAACATTGGTAAAATTATATTAACTGTGCTAGAATTTAAAAGGTTAAAAGAAAAATTTAAAGAAAATTATTTTGGAGGAATTTTACTTATTGATGAATTAGAAGCTACATTATATCCTGGGGCTCAGAAAAAATTAATAGAGTTTTTGAATAGATATTCTGCAAGATACGATATAAAAGTTATTTTTACTACTCATTCTTTAGAGATAATAGAAGAACTTTTAAATAGTAAAACTTACAATAATTCTAAAGTAAATTTTTTAGATAAAACAAGAGGAAGTTTAATAAATAAAACACATATAGATTATAATGAAATAAGAAATAATATATTGGTTAAAATAAACGAAGAAAATAATAATCGAAAAGAAATAAAAATAGATGTATTTTTTGAAGATGAAGAAGGAGAGTATCTTTTTAAAAGAATTGTTTTAAGGAATATAAAAAAATATTGTACATTATATCCTTTAAAAATAGGAATAACAAATATAGCATCTATATCTAATAAAATATCTCAATTAAAAAATGGAATTATTATTTATGATGCAGATTATAATAAAAAAAGTGTAAATTATAAAAACAATTTTAAAAAAGATGTTGAAAATCATAAAAATTCTTTATTTTTTCCGGGAGCAAAATCGTTAGAAAAAGAATGTTTGGAAATTTTATTAAATATGAAAATGAATGATAAATTTTGGGATGAATGTAAGTGTAATAGTAAGCAAAAATTTCAAGCACAAAGGTTAAAATACACTAGTACAAGTAAACCTGAACGAGAACAAGATAAACAGTGGTTCTTGAAAGAACGAAAAAATTTTGGGACAAATGGAAAAAAATTGATGGAAAAATTTAAAGTGAAATATAGAAAAGAAATAGAAGAATTTAATAAAGAATTAGAAAAAAAATTGATAAATCAATTAAAGAAAAATTATGGAATAATAAAAGAAAGACTAAAATAA
- a CDS encoding DNA adenine methylase codes for MRNLFSPLRYPGGKSKVFNIIVSLFEKNDIRNPVYIEPFAGGAGLALLLLKKEKVKKLVLNDIDKGIYSFWYCVLNHTEKFCNIIENIEISLLERENQKKIYTNKENLNLLLEENILKLGVATFYLNRVNRSGILKAGVIGGNLQNGNYKMDCRFNKNKLIKQIKEIGRLKDKIEFYNLDVLEFQKNIISKIKREKFIFFDPPYYKKGPELYTNFYNHKNHLELYETIRKITKNWIVTYDNCEEIKKIYKKFDFIEFDINYSLENKMKAKEIMIFSKNIKNHDIFIMK; via the coding sequence ATGAGAAATTTATTTTCTCCACTACGTTATCCTGGCGGAAAATCAAAGGTTTTTAATATCATAGTTTCTCTTTTTGAAAAAAATGATATTAGAAATCCTGTATATATAGAGCCTTTTGCTGGAGGAGCAGGTTTAGCATTATTGCTGCTAAAAAAAGAAAAAGTAAAAAAACTGGTACTTAATGATATAGATAAAGGTATTTATTCTTTTTGGTATTGCGTTTTAAATCATACAGAAAAGTTTTGTAATATAATAGAAAATATTGAAATTTCTCTTCTTGAGCGAGAGAATCAAAAAAAAATATATACAAATAAAGAAAATTTAAATTTGTTGTTGGAAGAAAATATTTTAAAATTAGGTGTAGCTACTTTTTATTTAAATAGAGTGAATAGATCTGGGATTTTGAAAGCAGGTGTAATAGGTGGTAATTTGCAAAATGGAAATTATAAAATGGATTGTAGATTTAATAAAAATAAATTGATAAAGCAAATAAAAGAAATAGGTAGATTAAAAGATAAAATAGAGTTTTATAATTTGGATGTTTTAGAATTTCAGAAAAATATAATAAGCAAAATAAAAAGAGAAAAATTTATATTTTTTGATCCGCCATATTATAAAAAAGGACCTGAATTATATACAAATTTTTATAATCATAAAAATCATTTGGAACTTTATGAAACTATAAGAAAAATAACAAAAAATTGGATTGTTACTTATGATAATTGTGAAGAAATAAAAAAAATTTATAAAAAATTTGATTTTATAGAATTTGATATAAATTATTCTTTAGAAAATAAAATGAAAGCCAAAGAAATTATGATATTTAGCAAGAATATAAAAAATCATGATATTTTTATTATGAAATAA
- the smc gene encoding chromosome segregation protein SMC translates to MYLKALELIGFKSFANRTVVEFDNGITSIVGPNGSGKSNILDAILWVLGEQSYKNIRAKESSDIIFSGGKNKKPKSMAEVSLIIDNGDRYLDVDFSEVKITRRIFKTGENEYLINNKKSRLKDIHNLFMDTGIGKQAYSIIGQGRVERIIGSSPKELKEIIEEAAGVKRAKIEKEESEKKLQDLKNEIEKIEYVEKDLKKRVDYLKNEQEKARLFKAYTKKIDVQRFMILEYNVNEKTSLKYEYEEKSQEIKEELEKNENNFSEKQAELEKTNEIRKELYENLENQKNENSENFKNMEILKEEYSKLVNQNSNLETEANEKNKRKSILEKDIAEKEELLNNSRNELDLITKELAVKEEEKDRWEAKVGELKHKCDKITIELKERTQKNSNFEVDKIKVAGENEDLEKRVQGAKNENKRQIAERNDVEAEFNKINKEKQTFEIQKSEKEKEKLEKELKIKKLNEKIDELRKEYAEINKQKNEISYKLESFEVKHKAIASAIEKNETFNRSIKHILNEKIDGVIGAFVNLIDVPSGFEEAIQTLSGGMFQDIVVRDSEIGKKCIEILKDRKLGRASFLPIENIRISRMNEFLPKIEQVSQQKSFQNKMSQDEVQNIILNTKGKNGIIDFARNIVKVDKKFLNEDVEKVIQFVYGNSVVVESLEVGTELLKKGFNDRIVTLEGDIITSRGRMTGGHSFKGKDEILERKKELKHLESEIEKNKKNFKEFEKKLSKIVLEAEKIEAERTEAEKLFEKFKNEYQEFNENYDDFSIKFNRKQREINTLNYEISENEKFILEKENKIKENRELIQNIEKYIEENNLKIKNLNEELKKFENIDEFIQKLNEADKDYEILKVRTDNNKNRFIEIESDYKKLLSEKAELAEFEKKRQKLGTELSEKLLHKKSEIEKNEKINENILNEIKEVEKKIQEIEGKERKLISEIKDIEVKILENKNNYEKIVEKITRNESELEFQMAEFKELESEEILEDEEYFEIADEEELTATRRKLSSNERSRTDIGAVNLASIDEFEYENGRYQDIVVQKKDLLESRETLFGFIREIEEEVTNKFFIAYEQINKNFQYMCETILNGAKGIIKMTDPENLLTTGLELSVKYKNKPEQTLLLLSGGEKSMLAVSFIMAIFMFKPSPFTFFDEIEAALDEKNTKKIVELLHQFIDKSQFILITHNKETMKGSHRLYGVTMNKEIGETKIVAVDV, encoded by the coding sequence GTGTACTTAAAAGCATTGGAGCTGATAGGGTTTAAATCGTTTGCGAATAGAACTGTTGTGGAGTTTGACAATGGGATTACTTCGATTGTTGGGCCTAACGGGAGTGGAAAGAGTAATATTTTGGATGCTATTTTGTGGGTTTTGGGAGAGCAAAGTTATAAAAATATACGGGCAAAAGAGAGTTCGGATATTATTTTTTCTGGCGGGAAGAATAAGAAGCCAAAGTCTATGGCAGAAGTTAGTCTTATTATTGATAATGGAGATAGATATCTGGATGTAGATTTTTCAGAGGTTAAGATTACTCGAAGAATTTTTAAGACTGGAGAAAATGAGTATCTTATAAATAATAAGAAATCCAGGCTTAAAGATATTCATAATCTTTTTATGGATACTGGGATTGGAAAACAGGCTTATTCTATAATTGGACAAGGGCGTGTGGAGAGAATTATTGGATCTTCGCCAAAGGAATTAAAGGAAATTATTGAAGAGGCGGCGGGAGTAAAGAGGGCTAAAATTGAAAAGGAAGAGTCTGAGAAAAAGCTGCAGGACTTGAAAAATGAAATTGAAAAAATTGAATATGTAGAAAAAGATTTAAAAAAACGTGTTGATTATTTAAAAAATGAGCAGGAAAAAGCTAGACTTTTTAAAGCATACACAAAAAAAATTGATGTGCAGCGGTTTATGATTCTTGAATACAATGTCAATGAAAAAACTTCATTAAAATATGAATATGAGGAGAAAAGTCAGGAAATAAAGGAAGAACTGGAAAAAAATGAAAATAATTTTTCAGAAAAGCAAGCTGAACTTGAAAAAACGAATGAAATAAGAAAAGAATTGTACGAAAATCTGGAAAACCAGAAAAATGAAAACAGCGAAAACTTTAAGAATATGGAAATTCTGAAAGAAGAATATTCAAAACTTGTAAATCAGAATTCTAACTTAGAAACCGAGGCCAATGAAAAAAATAAAAGAAAAAGTATTTTGGAAAAAGATATTGCTGAAAAAGAAGAACTTTTGAATAATTCCAGAAATGAGCTTGATTTGATAACAAAGGAATTGGCTGTGAAAGAAGAAGAAAAGGATAGATGGGAGGCTAAAGTTGGAGAACTCAAGCATAAATGCGATAAAATTACAATTGAGTTAAAAGAACGAACGCAAAAGAATTCTAATTTTGAAGTGGATAAGATAAAAGTCGCTGGAGAAAATGAAGACCTTGAAAAAAGAGTTCAAGGGGCAAAAAATGAAAATAAAAGACAAATTGCCGAAAGAAATGATGTAGAAGCTGAGTTTAATAAAATAAATAAGGAAAAACAGACATTTGAAATTCAAAAGTCAGAAAAGGAAAAGGAAAAGCTTGAAAAAGAGCTGAAAATAAAAAAACTTAACGAAAAGATTGATGAGCTGAGAAAAGAATATGCTGAAATAAATAAGCAAAAAAATGAAATTAGCTACAAACTTGAAAGTTTTGAAGTTAAGCATAAGGCAATAGCTAGCGCAATTGAAAAAAATGAGACTTTTAACAGAAGTATAAAACATATTTTGAATGAAAAAATTGATGGTGTAATTGGAGCCTTTGTTAACTTAATTGATGTTCCATCGGGATTTGAGGAAGCAATACAGACTTTGTCTGGTGGAATGTTTCAGGATATTGTAGTAAGGGATAGTGAAATTGGAAAAAAATGTATTGAAATTCTGAAAGATAGAAAACTTGGAAGAGCTTCGTTTTTGCCAATTGAAAATATTCGAATTTCAAGGATGAACGAATTTTTGCCAAAAATTGAACAAGTTTCACAGCAAAAGAGTTTTCAAAATAAAATGTCTCAAGATGAAGTTCAAAATATTATTTTAAATACAAAGGGGAAAAATGGAATTATTGACTTTGCAAGAAATATTGTAAAAGTTGATAAGAAATTTTTGAATGAAGATGTAGAAAAGGTTATTCAGTTTGTATATGGAAATTCAGTTGTTGTGGAAAGTCTGGAAGTTGGGACAGAGCTTTTGAAAAAAGGATTTAACGACAGAATTGTTACACTTGAAGGAGATATTATCACTTCTCGTGGGAGAATGACTGGAGGACATTCATTTAAGGGTAAAGATGAAATTCTTGAGCGAAAAAAGGAATTGAAACATCTGGAAAGTGAAATTGAGAAAAATAAAAAGAATTTTAAAGAATTTGAAAAAAAATTATCGAAAATAGTTTTAGAAGCGGAAAAAATTGAAGCAGAAAGAACAGAAGCAGAAAAATTATTTGAAAAATTTAAAAATGAATATCAGGAATTTAATGAAAATTATGATGACTTTAGTATAAAATTTAATCGAAAACAGCGAGAAATCAATACTCTGAACTATGAAATTTCTGAAAATGAGAAATTTATTTTGGAAAAAGAAAACAAAATAAAGGAAAATAGAGAACTAATTCAGAATATTGAAAAATATATTGAAGAAAATAATCTGAAAATAAAAAATCTGAATGAGGAACTGAAAAAATTTGAAAATATTGATGAATTTATTCAGAAATTGAATGAGGCAGATAAAGATTATGAAATATTGAAGGTTCGAACTGATAATAATAAAAATCGTTTTATAGAAATTGAGTCTGATTACAAGAAACTTTTAAGTGAAAAGGCAGAACTGGCTGAATTTGAGAAGAAAAGACAGAAATTGGGAACTGAACTTTCTGAAAAACTTCTGCATAAGAAGTCTGAAATTGAAAAAAATGAAAAAATAAATGAAAATATATTGAATGAAATCAAGGAAGTTGAGAAAAAAATACAAGAAATTGAAGGAAAAGAAAGAAAATTAATTAGTGAAATTAAAGATATTGAAGTAAAAATACTGGAAAATAAAAATAATTATGAAAAAATTGTTGAAAAAATTACACGTAATGAAAGTGAACTTGAGTTCCAAATGGCTGAATTTAAAGAGCTTGAAAGCGAAGAAATTCTAGAAGATGAAGAATATTTTGAAATTGCTGATGAAGAGGAACTTACGGCAACAAGAAGAAAATTGTCATCAAATGAGAGAAGCCGTACAGATATTGGAGCAGTCAACCTTGCTTCAATAGATGAATTTGAATATGAAAATGGACGATATCAGGATATTGTAGTACAGAAGAAGGATTTGCTGGAAAGCCGTGAAACATTGTTTGGATTTATTCGTGAAATTGAAGAGGAAGTTACAAATAAATTTTTTATAGCTTACGAGCAGATAAACAAGAATTTTCAGTATATGTGTGAAACTATCTTAAATGGAGCAAAAGGAATAATCAAAATGACAGACCCTGAAAACTTGCTTACTACAGGGCTAGAACTGAGTGTAAAATATAAAAACAAGCCAGAGCAGACTCTTCTTCTTCTTTCTGGAGGGGAAAAATCAATGCTTGCAGTATCATTTATAATGGCAATCTTTATGTTCAAGCCAAGTCCATTTACTTTCTTTGATGAAATCGAAGCAGCCCTTGATGAAAAAAATACAAAGAAAATTGTTGAATTATTGCACCAGTTTATTGATAAATCGCAATTTATATTAATTACCCATAATAAGGAAACAATGAAAGGATCTCACAGACTTTATGGAGTTACGATGAATAAAGAAATTGGGGAAACTAAGATTGTTGCAGTTGATGTGTAA
- a CDS encoding alpha/beta hydrolase — protein MLKKILGLLMILTCSVVGLAETDVSQIASDYPYKESAIMATVLGTPSEQHYKFKNPKGPKVKKFTTTKKIPEILRQWKDYNYGVWTQKGKKAPLMIIISGTGSLYNSGMSLYLANVFYDKGYNVIAFSSPTTMPYIVSQSKNAYAGYIKDETTQLYSLISQAISREKSDGMKIDKTYIGGYSLGGFQSLLIHEMDEKNGGRIGIEKSLLLNSPVSILTATQNLDNFLVKNGIYDARSLEKYMDTIFSRLMYDDSIKMKDFEFSNLNSSIGKLGLGEKDFEVLTGLLFRFYSANMTFAGEVFSGNNATGRLSNKKSYKRFDSVSKEFREGLSVSFDEYAKEILYPYLKKNRNPNLSFNDFINEFDLKNSQDFINKNNKNIIFITSTNDVLYSSQDIDYIKNTFLNKVLLPFGGHTGALWHKDVANLMVDKLEEN, from the coding sequence ATGCTAAAAAAAATATTAGGTTTATTGATGATACTTACATGTTCGGTTGTTGGACTTGCTGAAACAGATGTATCACAAATTGCAAGCGATTATCCATATAAAGAAAGTGCGATAATGGCAACTGTTTTAGGAACTCCTTCAGAACAGCACTACAAGTTCAAAAATCCAAAAGGTCCAAAAGTAAAAAAATTTACAACAACAAAAAAAATTCCCGAAATATTGAGACAATGGAAAGACTATAACTATGGTGTATGGACGCAAAAAGGTAAAAAAGCACCGCTAATGATTATAATTTCAGGAACAGGATCACTTTATAACAGCGGAATGTCACTTTATTTGGCAAATGTTTTTTATGATAAAGGTTACAATGTAATTGCATTCAGTTCGCCAACGACAATGCCATATATTGTGAGTCAAAGTAAAAACGCATATGCAGGTTATATAAAAGACGAGACAACACAATTATACTCATTAATAAGTCAAGCTATTTCAAGAGAAAAAAGTGATGGAATGAAAATTGATAAAACATATATCGGTGGTTACAGCTTAGGTGGATTCCAGTCGCTTTTAATTCATGAAATGGATGAAAAAAATGGTGGAAGAATAGGGATTGAGAAATCATTACTATTAAATTCTCCAGTCAGTATTTTGACTGCAACGCAGAATTTGGACAATTTTTTAGTAAAAAATGGAATTTATGATGCGAGAAGTTTGGAAAAATATATGGATACTATATTTAGCAGACTTATGTATGATGATTCAATAAAAATGAAAGATTTTGAATTTTCGAATCTTAATAGTTCAATAGGAAAATTAGGGCTTGGAGAAAAAGATTTTGAAGTGCTTACAGGACTATTATTTAGATTTTATTCAGCTAATATGACTTTTGCTGGAGAAGTATTTAGTGGAAATAATGCAACGGGTAGGCTTTCAAATAAAAAATCATATAAACGTTTTGATTCTGTTTCAAAAGAGTTTAGAGAAGGATTGTCTGTTTCATTTGATGAATATGCAAAAGAAATTTTATATCCGTATTTGAAAAAAAATAGAAATCCTAATCTTAGTTTCAATGATTTTATAAATGAATTTGATTTGAAAAATAGCCAGGACTTTATAAATAAAAATAATAAAAATATAATATTTATAACATCAACTAATGACGTTTTATATTCAAGTCAAGATATAGACTATATAAAAAATACATTTTTAAATAAAGTTTTGTTACCATTTGGTGGACATACAGGAGCTCTTTGGCATAAGGATGTAGCAAATTTGATGGTAGATAAATTGGAGGAAAATTAG
- a CDS encoding MlaA family lipoprotein encodes MAGKNKLIMFGTMLAVATLGKAELMEIKNENTITYIEERNKEADDDLFVEFVNGKTQETSDKNIKLVPQTNIKIKKNKPDTNKYIAFEEDGYGVLANNLEELNEDYIVSNQVFQLTGINDSLEPFNRRMYAFNTQIDKKIVYPASRIYAAVVPKPIRKGISNFYNNFSEIPTFVNSVLQLKPGKAVNALGRFVVNSTVGVLGVADVAKNMGMKRDPETMGDTLGHYGVKTGSFLVLPVLGPSDLRDAVGAGIDSISEGAVRRVAEEKLFFDTGVFDKNIYGFTKPVVTGLNASSMIGMRYGDLNSPFEYDLVKAIYYNYRKIQVIK; translated from the coding sequence ATGGCAGGAAAAAATAAATTAATAATGTTTGGAACAATGCTTGCTGTGGCAACGCTTGGAAAAGCTGAATTAATGGAAATAAAAAATGAGAATACAATTACATATATAGAGGAAAGAAATAAGGAAGCTGACGATGATTTATTTGTTGAATTTGTAAACGGTAAAACACAGGAAACATCTGATAAGAATATTAAATTAGTTCCACAAACAAATATAAAAATAAAGAAAAATAAGCCAGATACAAATAAATACATAGCTTTTGAAGAGGATGGATATGGTGTTTTGGCAAATAATTTGGAAGAGTTGAACGAAGATTACATTGTATCAAATCAAGTTTTTCAATTAACTGGCATAAATGACTCATTAGAACCATTTAATAGAAGAATGTATGCTTTTAATACTCAAATTGATAAAAAAATAGTTTATCCAGCATCACGGATTTATGCAGCAGTTGTACCAAAACCAATAAGAAAAGGAATTTCAAATTTTTATAATAACTTTAGTGAGATACCTACATTTGTAAATTCAGTACTGCAACTTAAACCAGGAAAAGCTGTAAATGCACTTGGAAGATTTGTTGTAAATTCGACAGTAGGAGTGTTAGGTGTAGCAGATGTCGCTAAAAATATGGGAATGAAAAGAGACCCTGAAACAATGGGAGACACTTTAGGACATTATGGAGTAAAAACAGGATCATTTTTAGTTTTACCCGTATTAGGACCAAGTGATTTAAGAGATGCTGTTGGAGCAGGAATAGACTCAATATCAGAAGGAGCAGTAAGACGTGTGGCAGAAGAAAAATTATTTTTTGATACAGGAGTATTTGATAAAAATATTTATGGATTCACAAAACCAGTTGTTACAGGACTAAATGCGAGTTCAATGATTGGCATGAGATATGGAGATTTAAATTCACCGTTTGAATATGATTTAGTAAAGGCAATTTATTACAATTACAGAAAAATACAAGTTATAAAATAA
- the glyA gene encoding serine hydroxymethyltransferase has protein sequence MSYIKDIDLEVYNAIVEEEKRQEEGIELIASENFVSKAVMEAAGSVFTNKYAEGYPGKRYYGGCANADVVESLAIERLKQIFGAKYANVQPHSGSQANMGVYVGLLEAGDKILGMSLSAGGHLTHGYKINFSGKNYIGLEYGLNPETELIDYEAVREIALREKPKMIVAGASAYSRIIDFKKFREIADEIGAYLMVDMAHIAGLVAAGLHPNPIEYADVVTSTTHKTLRGPRGGIILTNNEEIAKKIDKTIFPGIQGGPLVHIIAAKAVAFKEALSPEYKKYQEQVAKNAKILSEELVKGGLRIVSGGTDNHLMLVDLRPMGVTGKLAEAKLEEAGITCNKNAIPNDPEKPFVTSGIRLGTPAITARGFKEEETRQVAQFILTVLGNINDNEKIAQVKEQVLKLTEKFPLYKGK, from the coding sequence ATGAGCTATATAAAAGATATAGATTTAGAAGTTTATAATGCAATTGTTGAAGAGGAAAAAAGGCAAGAGGAAGGAATTGAGCTGATTGCTTCAGAAAATTTTGTTTCAAAGGCAGTAATGGAAGCCGCTGGATCCGTATTTACAAATAAATATGCGGAAGGTTATCCTGGAAAGAGATATTACGGTGGATGTGCAAATGCTGATGTTGTGGAAAGTCTTGCTATTGAAAGATTGAAACAAATATTTGGGGCAAAATATGCAAATGTACAGCCACATTCGGGATCTCAAGCAAATATGGGAGTTTATGTTGGACTGCTTGAAGCTGGAGATAAAATTCTAGGAATGAGCCTTAGTGCTGGTGGACATTTGACACATGGCTATAAAATCAATTTTTCAGGAAAAAATTACATCGGATTGGAATATGGTCTAAATCCCGAAACAGAACTGATTGATTATGAAGCAGTCAGAGAAATTGCATTAAGAGAAAAGCCTAAAATGATAGTTGCAGGAGCAAGTGCTTATTCAAGAATAATTGATTTTAAGAAATTTAGAGAAATTGCTGATGAAATTGGTGCATATTTGATGGTAGATATGGCTCATATCGCTGGACTCGTAGCGGCTGGACTTCATCCAAATCCAATAGAATATGCAGATGTAGTAACTTCTACGACTCATAAGACTCTAAGAGGACCTCGTGGTGGAATAATTTTGACAAATAACGAAGAAATTGCAAAAAAAATTGATAAAACAATATTCCCTGGAATACAAGGAGGACCGCTAGTTCATATAATTGCGGCAAAAGCTGTTGCATTTAAAGAGGCACTTAGCCCAGAATACAAAAAATATCAGGAGCAAGTGGCAAAAAATGCTAAAATTCTGTCAGAAGAATTGGTAAAAGGCGGGCTTAGAATTGTAAGTGGTGGTACTGACAACCATTTAATGCTGGTTGATTTACGTCCAATGGGAGTTACAGGAAAATTAGCCGAAGCAAAATTAGAAGAGGCTGGAATAACTTGTAATAAAAATGCTATTCCAAACGATCCTGAAAAGCCATTTGTTACAAGTGGAATAAGACTAGGAACACCTGCAATTACAGCTCGTGGATTTAAGGAAGAAGAAACAAGACAGGTGGCACAGTTTATATTAACAGTATTAGGAAATATAAATGACAATGAAAAAATTGCCCAAGTAAAAGAGCAAGTTTTAAAATTAACAGAAAAATTTCCACTTTATAAAGGTAAATAA